Within the Fusarium musae strain F31 chromosome 11, whole genome shotgun sequence genome, the region GAATCTTCAGTGCGACCCCAATTGGCCGACGTTCCCATCCCGTCCCGGCAGCCTCCCCGGCGTTGACTAACCAGAGCCAAGTACCCGTAGTCATCGATATAGCGGCGGATGCTTATAACCGGATACACTAACGAACTCTAATCCAAGCCCGCAGACGCACATTTTTAACAAGGTAGGGGAGTTTGTTGGCTCTAAAATCCTACTTCAAGCCACAACCATCCCGCGCCGCGAGTAATGTCCAGTTATAGGGGCGGGCACACATTGGAAATAAAACAAACACGAGTCTTTTGACAAAAGGGCTTCCACGTTCTCTTTCACGTCGCTCATTGTTCTTGTTTTACTTCCGCCTTGGCAATTGTCTGTTTTCGACAGCGAGATGTACAAAGAAGCCGGAGTAGGAGGCAAGGGCGGTCTGCTTATTGGCGTGTTCTGGGCCCAGATCGTATTGAGTATCGCTTTGATTGGTCTCAGGATTTACACACGTTCATTTATTCGAGGGTCTGTTGGGTGGGACGATGTCTCTCTCATTTTGACGCTGGTATGTGCATTCGCTTGATGCAAGGGACAGAACTCTAATGTGCGATAGGTCCTCAACACTGGGTTCACCGTGTTTACGACCGTTGCGGCAGTTCATGGCATGGGGCAGCATTTTGAAGACCTCGAGGTTCCGCAGTTTGCGCATGCGATGCTGTACATTCTCATCGGGCAGGTCTTTGTTTCTTTCGCTACGGGGATGGGTAAGGTGTCTGTCGCCATGTTTTTACTTCGCATTGTCATGAAGCCCTGGTATGCCCGATGGCCCTCGATCAATGGAATCATACTAACACAATATGCTATAGGCATCGCTGGTTTCTCTGGTTTTGCGCTgtgtcgatgatgatcatgagTATTTTCCTGGGTGTCACCGTCTTCGCCCAGTGTACCCCGGCCGAATCTATCTGGAACCCCGAGCTAGCCGATCAGAGGGTCTGTCATCTGAGCCTGACTATCGTTGCTATCACGTACTGCTGTTAGTCCATCCACTCGTCTCTGTTCACTGCGCTCTGACCTCATCTCAAGCCTATGCTGCTGCCATGGACTTTATCCTAGCTGGTTTCCCATGGATTGCCCTTCACGGGCTCAACATGAAGCCCAAAGAGCGACGTACCATCTGCTTATCACTCAGCATGGGCGTCTTGTGAGTTCAAACACCTATCGCACTGACTATATGAGGGCTGACAAAGTATAGAGCTGGTATCTGTGGAGTCTTTAGAACAACAGGATTAACGTCTCTGAGCAACTCACAAGATTATCTCTGTAAGCAGGATCGTTGCGCTCAAGAAATCTTATAAACAAACTGATGCGAAAATAGACGCTATTTCTGACTCGGCCATCTGGACCGCTAGCGAAGTCACAGCCACCATCGTCTGCCTCACCCTCCCAGCCCTGCGCCCACTGTACAA harbors:
- a CDS encoding hypothetical protein (EggNog:ENOG41) gives rise to the protein MYKEAGVGGKGGLLIGVFWAQIVLSIALIGLRIYTRSFIRGSVGWDDVSLILTLVLNTGFTVFTTVAAVHGMGQHFEDLEVPQFAHAMLYILIGQVFVSFATGMGKVSVAMFLLRIVMKPWHRWFLWFCAVSMMIMSIFLGVTVFAQCTPAESIWNPELADQRVCHLSLTIVAITYCSYAAAMDFILAGFPWIALHGLNMKPKERRTICLSLSMGVLAGICGVFRTTGLTSLSNSQDYLYAISDSAIWTASEVTATIVCLTLPALRPLYKKIRNQESSSAGYQQHDDSIYANSSAYPLASLRGNIADDGKGSNLTKIEASILASKNDSDEAILLQGSTKGNIMRTQEVSISYRETGLEGKATSRDGV